The Sphingomonas sanxanigenens DSM 19645 = NX02 genome includes a region encoding these proteins:
- a CDS encoding MDR family oxidoreductase produces MRIYREPVGAGDDEDAAMFQGILITRNDAGQSAALATLDEAALPEGDVLIETHYSTINFKDALAITGKLPIVRSFPMVPGIDLAGTVLQSDHAAWKAGDKVVLNGWGVGEAHWGGLAQKARLNGDWLVPLPDAFTPRQAMAIGTAGYTAALCVEALTNAGITPDQGEILVTGATGGVGSVAIALLHKAGFSVVAATGKPAEADYLRNLGAAVTLDRAELAAPGKPLQKERWAGVVETLGGNTLANACAQTRYGGAVAACGLAESSNFPTTVMPFILRSVALLGVDSVMAPQSARLAAWHRLARDLPAAALESIAIDIGLGEAIEAAAGLMAGTMRGRYVVDVNR; encoded by the coding sequence ATGCGCATCTATCGCGAACCGGTCGGGGCGGGCGACGACGAGGATGCAGCGATGTTTCAGGGCATTTTGATCACCAGGAACGATGCCGGCCAGAGCGCGGCACTGGCCACGCTCGACGAGGCGGCGCTGCCCGAGGGCGACGTGCTCATCGAAACCCATTATTCGACGATCAACTTCAAGGATGCGCTGGCGATTACCGGCAAGCTCCCGATCGTCCGCAGCTTCCCGATGGTCCCCGGCATCGACCTTGCCGGTACGGTCCTCCAGTCGGACCACGCCGCGTGGAAGGCGGGCGATAAGGTCGTGCTCAATGGCTGGGGCGTCGGCGAGGCACATTGGGGCGGGCTCGCCCAGAAGGCGCGGCTGAACGGCGATTGGCTGGTGCCGCTGCCCGACGCATTCACGCCGCGTCAGGCGATGGCGATCGGCACCGCCGGCTATACAGCGGCGCTGTGCGTCGAGGCGCTGACGAACGCCGGCATCACCCCCGACCAGGGCGAGATCCTCGTGACGGGCGCGACCGGCGGCGTCGGCAGCGTCGCCATCGCCTTGCTCCACAAGGCGGGGTTCTCGGTGGTCGCGGCCACCGGCAAGCCGGCCGAAGCGGATTATCTCCGCAACCTCGGTGCTGCCGTGACGCTCGACCGCGCCGAACTGGCCGCGCCGGGCAAACCGCTCCAAAAGGAACGCTGGGCCGGGGTGGTCGAGACGCTGGGCGGCAACACGCTCGCCAACGCCTGCGCGCAGACGCGCTATGGCGGCGCCGTCGCCGCCTGCGGCCTTGCCGAGAGCAGCAATTTTCCCACGACCGTCATGCCCTTCATCCTGCGCAGCGTCGCGCTGCTGGGCGTCGACAGCGTGATGGCCCCCCAATCCGCCCGGCTCGCGGCATGGCACCGCCTCGCGCGGGACCTGCCGGCCGCGGCGCTCGAAAGCATTGCGATCGACATCGGGCTGGGGGAGGCGATCGAAGCCGCCGCCGGGCTGATGGCCGGCACCATGCGCGGGCGCTACGTCGTCGACGTCAACCGCTGA
- a CDS encoding threonine aldolase family protein — protein MTDRPQQFASDNYAGICPEAWAALARANQGSQPAYGEDIWTTRAADGLRSLFGADCEVFFVFNGTAANSLALASLCQSYHSVICAAAAHVETDECGAPEFFSNGSKLLVAPAPDGKLTPQAIRDLATSRSDIHFPKPRVVTITQPTETGLVYSIEEIRAIATVCRSLGLKLHMDGARFAHACAALGCEPADITWRAGVDVLCFGGTKNGMGVGEAVIYFDTALAEDFAYRCKQAGQLASKMRFLSAPWIGMLESGAWLRNALHANACAQKLAAAVAATEGLDLIFAVEANAVFIAAPDAVLDGLRARGWRFYTFIGGGARFMFAWDADPAVIDALTGDLQDLAAGQNLPAPAAKLAAVSG, from the coding sequence ATGACTGATCGACCGCAGCAGTTCGCCAGCGACAATTATGCCGGGATCTGCCCCGAGGCCTGGGCGGCGCTGGCGCGCGCCAACCAGGGTTCGCAACCGGCCTATGGCGAGGATATCTGGACGACGCGGGCGGCGGACGGATTGCGCAGCCTGTTCGGGGCCGACTGCGAGGTATTCTTCGTGTTCAACGGCACCGCCGCCAACTCACTCGCGCTCGCATCCCTGTGCCAATCCTATCACAGCGTGATCTGCGCCGCGGCGGCGCATGTCGAGACCGACGAATGCGGCGCGCCCGAATTCTTCTCCAACGGCTCGAAGCTGCTGGTGGCGCCTGCCCCCGACGGCAAGCTGACGCCGCAGGCGATCCGCGATCTGGCGACCAGCCGCTCGGACATCCATTTTCCCAAGCCGCGCGTGGTGACGATCACCCAGCCGACCGAGACGGGGCTGGTCTATTCGATCGAGGAGATCCGGGCGATCGCGACGGTGTGCCGGTCGCTGGGGCTCAAGCTGCACATGGACGGCGCCCGCTTCGCGCATGCCTGCGCCGCGCTCGGCTGCGAGCCCGCCGATATCACGTGGCGCGCGGGCGTGGACGTGCTGTGCTTCGGCGGCACCAAGAACGGCATGGGCGTTGGCGAGGCGGTGATCTATTTCGACACCGCGCTCGCCGAGGATTTCGCCTATCGCTGCAAGCAGGCGGGCCAGCTTGCCTCAAAAATGCGTTTTCTTTCAGCGCCCTGGATCGGGATGCTCGAAAGCGGTGCATGGCTGCGCAACGCGCTTCATGCCAATGCCTGCGCCCAAAAGCTGGCCGCGGCGGTTGCCGCGACCGAGGGCCTCGACCTGATCTTCGCGGTCGAGGCCAATGCGGTGTTCATCGCCGCGCCGGACGCGGTGCTTGACGGCCTGCGCGCGCGGGGGTGGCGCTTCTATACGTTCATCGGCGGCGGCGCCCGGTTCATGTTCGCCTGGGACGCCGATCCGGCGGTGATCGATGCGCTGACCGGCGACCTGCAGGATCTCGCGGCCGGCCAGAATCTGCCCGCTCCGGCCGCGAAGCTGGCAGCGGTCAGCGGTTGA
- a CDS encoding Lrp/AsnC family transcriptional regulator: MTELDSFERKILRELQRDAGQTTAEIAEKVGLTPSPCWRRIDRLEREGFIRKRVALIDRRKLGLNAHVLAQVKLNAHGRANLDEFSEAIRACPEVLEAYVLMGQMDFMLRIVAKDIDAYERFFFDRLSKLPGVQEINSTVALSEIKSTTELPL, translated from the coding sequence ATGACCGAACTGGACAGTTTCGAGCGGAAGATCCTCCGCGAGTTGCAGCGCGATGCCGGCCAGACCACCGCCGAGATCGCCGAGAAGGTGGGGCTCACCCCCTCCCCCTGCTGGCGCCGCATCGACCGGCTCGAACGCGAGGGCTTCATCCGCAAGCGCGTGGCCTTGATCGACCGGCGCAAGCTGGGTCTGAACGCGCATGTGCTGGCGCAGGTGAAGCTCAACGCGCATGGCCGCGCCAATCTCGACGAGTTCAGCGAGGCGATCCGAGCCTGTCCCGAGGTGCTGGAAGCCTATGTGCTGATGGGGCAGATGGATTTCATGCTGCGCATCGTCGCAAAGGACATCGACGCCTATGAGCGCTTCTTCTTCGACCGGCTGAGCAAGCTGCCCGGCGTGCAGGAAATCAATTCGACGGTGGCGCTTTCCGAGATCAAATCGACCACCGAACTCCCCCTTTAG